One Dunckerocampus dactyliophorus isolate RoL2022-P2 chromosome 15, RoL_Ddac_1.1, whole genome shotgun sequence genomic window, tgaatatttttaaaaaaggtttttattgattttcatgCTTTAAATGAAGAATTTACACAGTGCAATATGTTGTTGTGCGGCTTCACACAGCTGTAACTGGCCACAATAGCAGATGAACGGCGTCTCTTGTAACCATGGTGACAATGCTCTCATCACCACAGCCCACTGAAATTCAAATCAGCCACAAATTACAGGCTTGTCTATTTCCAGATCAAACACAAACAAGATCCACTAAGCCAGAGGCCTTCATCTTTAAATCATGTAAAGACAACCTAGCAGTATGAGCGCCAATAATTGAAGACAATAAATGGCAAAAGACCTGGGGTTATGTTGGCATCATGTTGGTTAGTAGTCCTTCATGCTTAAACAATGATTAATACTGTTAGTGGTTCCTGGGTTCCACATTAGACTGCCACGATGGCCTTTCCGGTGTTTTCTCCTTGTAGCATCCCCATAAAAGCAGCCGGCATGTTTTCAAAGCCCTTTGTGATGTGCTCCCGATTCTGCAGTTTGCCCTGTCAAGAGGACCAAGGTAGAACTACTAAATAACCATAtaactgaaaaataaataagagacACCAATCTAACATTGTGTTTTGTCTTCAACATATGGACAAACCTCTTTCAGCCATCCCATCAGCCTCCTGAGGGACTCtggatgctttttttcccatctGCTCTGCATGAAACCCTCCATCTTGAGCTGCTTGAAAATCATGGTCATGTGTGGAAATGGCCCTAACAAGACAGACAAACATCATTAAGCACGAAaaggtttttatttaatttctagGCCAGGGAGCACAATGCACAAGGAAACAGACaagaagttgttcattgttgtgtgtgcaaaTGAGGATTGTGTTGTGCTTTCATTTTGAAggtttcatttatattgtgtgctaaatgagagctggtcttcttacaCAGTGCTGTGACTTAGAGCATTTTCTGAGCTACTAGCCTGGCATTTGTTTCttgactggatgcactgactaGTAAATGTGCACAGGATTTTATGACAGTGGTTAAGGTCTGAACAATTGCACAAACCATGAAATAACAGTTTCTCAGCGCAATGACTCCGTGGAGGATGTTTTCACAAAGCTACGAGCaactgcaagtttaaatattacgtgtggagtgccccaggggtcaatactgggaccaaaactgttcaacttgtatattaatgatatctgtaaagtgacgaaagacttaaagttagtattatattatatatgataCTAGGGATACTGGGGAAAGCTCAAAATGagcacaccatccgtagtctcattattagcagttgtcaggcatgcgtacaagcacgtgggggccacacaaactactgagaatcattttgagttgttacaatgacattttggcaaaatggaccagtctgccgcatcattttttcactttcatttttggggtgtctttgatttcgctcctctatagggtgatcattttcatttctatcaaattatgtggcatcattttgttactaatacatcacccacttattatcaggaaagatattcaagatcatttttcccccagtttagatctgatgtgtttttgaagtgttcctctatttttttagcagtatattatatatattgtatatatatattcacaatATACCGTTGTTTTGTGTAAACTAACTATTGCAAAATTTGGTGTTGattgtgtgatccaagatggctggaTAAAAAAGCAATGTTAGGACTAGTCCGCCCACATCTTTATtcataccacaagattcaacgtgCCAAAGGGTAAAAGTTTGTTATGCGCAATATTGTATGACAACCAAGACAGTCTACGACAGgcgtgggcaaactttttgactcgcgggcctaatgagttaaaaaaattgTCCGGGGGGctagactatatatttgatacatgcacACTATTTTACGCTTATAATTCCAACAGTCCACTTGGAATtacagtgtcatacaatctgctatatgtgccttttttcaggagcactttaaacatcagaccacatcaaacaacaattgaattttttttctactgAATTAAGGATGAGATACACATTGTGAACTATGAATGCTAAAACATTGACgattaaaaaatatgtgaacgtccctccttttttactttcCGGACGGTGCAGTGTGTAGGTTAaattgtgtgtcacatatttgttgacttgtgtttgtttggcaccatgggtgaggtgGTTGTttggatcgctgcatgtgaaaagctatttaaaccatcaaaaggttgtctcagccTGACTGACTCTGACTCCTTGCAAGTCATTTTGCCACCTTGTATGTTTAAggtttaaatactttggaagcaacgggcgggccggattcaaacgcttggcgggccgcatgtggcccctgggccgtagtttgcccacccctggtctagaacagaggcaacatttgtatatgaaaactggggtgttcgaaaaccgaggttccactgtatatcaaCAACTACTTCATTCCTCACCAGGTatattaagttatttttttttaatattttctgtgttttatGCCCTTTTTGTCATAAGCCCCCCTGACTTTTCAatgagaaaaagacaaaatatactatattaaaagagagagagagagagagagagagagagagggagggagagaaaATCAAAACAATCAAATAAGCAGAATGTCCAAGTAAACAGTCTCCTTTCGCTGTAGCACAATGTTGCCCTCTACTGGAAAGACACGAGGCAAATATGTAAACGTGTCCCCGCAGGCCAGCAGATTTCCCTTCTAATGAAAAAGTCGTTACAGTACATACCTGTCTGAGGCTGAGTGTCGTTGTATGTGGATATACTTCCACACACAGCTATTCTTCCAAAGTCTTTCATCTGTGATAGGGCCACACTTGAGAAGGGGCCTCCCACCTTAATCGAACACTCAAAGTTAGGACAGcagtaggggaaaaaaaaattatatatattttaagctTACATTTTCAAAGAAGCAGTTGTATCCTTCTGGAGCAGCCTTCCTCAGAGCCTCCTCCCAGGAGGCCACCGTTTTGTAGTTGAAGGCCTCGTCAAAGCCCAGCTCTTTGAGGAAAGCCACCTTGGCATCAGACCCGGCCGAGCCCACCACTTTGCAGCCCTTAATCTTGGCGATCTGCCCCACCACGGAGCCCACCGCCCCCGCTGCTGCGTTCACCAGCAGGGTCTCGCCCGCCTTCAGTCCAAGGACTTCTTCGATTCCATACAGAGCGGTCAGGCTGGAAAGAGCAGATAAGAACATCAATGATTACGACTTTGAACTTTGAAATGAACATCTATCTTCCTTACCCAGGCATGCCGATGATGCCAAGAGCCAGGGACAGTGAGACATCCCTAGGCCAGTCAG contains:
- the LOC129168000 gene encoding prostaglandin reductase 1-like, which produces MVQAKAWILTKHFDGFPKESNFQLKVEELPEPKDGEVLLEALFLSVDPYMRPFSRVRMKEGDVMIGTQVAKVIQSKNAEFPAGVHVVGRSGWRSHTISDGSGLIPIMPDWPRDVSLSLALGIIGMPGLTALYGIEEVLGLKAGETLLVNAAAGAVGSVVGQIAKIKGCKVVGSAGSDAKVAFLKELGFDEAFNYKTVASWEEALRKAAPEGYNCFFENVGGPFSSVALSQMKDFGRIAVCGSISTYNDTQPQTGPFPHMTMIFKQLKMEGFMQSRWEKKHPESLRRLMGWLKEGKLQNREHITKGFENMPAAFMGMLQGENTGKAIVAV